A single genomic interval of Juglans regia cultivar Chandler chromosome 1, Walnut 2.0, whole genome shotgun sequence harbors:
- the LOC108995619 gene encoding zinc finger BED domain-containing protein DAYSLEEPER-like: MATLDEEKLAKPDAHKIGNSHEHAVETPDEVALGTPNEHTMGTSNEHTVETPNEHTMETPNNHTTKTPNNHKRETPNEHTTETISEQMVATSDEQMVAPPDEQMVAPPDEQMVAPPDEQTMAPQDEQTMAPQDEQKMAPPDVHMMAPPDEHAMAVPDEHAMVVSDDHAMAISDVHDLAISDVNDLAISDEHALAISDEHDLAMSDEHALAISDEHALAISDEHALAISFEHSVPTPDNKRMTPEVNHELPNSETQPNKRRKKKSIVWEHFTIEAISPGCRRAQCKQCKQSFAYSTGSKVAGTSHLKRHIAKGTCTALLRSQGQNQSTPYTPRSRMGGTGSATDAPKRRYRTPGSPYIMFDQDRCRNEIARMIIMHDYPLHMVEHPGFIAFVQNLQPHFNMVSFNTIQGDCVATYLMEKQNLIKFIEGIPGRICLTLDMWTSSQTVGYVFITGHFIDSDWKLHRRVLNVIMEPYPDLDTALSHAVAACLSDWSLESKLFSLTFNQPLSEAALENLRPLLAIKNPLILNGQLLVCNCIAHTLSSMAKDVLGAGQGIIKKIRDSVKYVKTSEAHEEKFLDLKQQLQVPSERSLSLDDQTQWNTTYQMLVAASESKEVFSCLDTSDPDYKDAPSMEDWKHVETLCTYLKLLFDAANILTFTTNPAAITFFHELWKIHTELARAVASEDPFISNLTKMMQEKVEKYWKDSSLVLAIAVVMDPRFKMKLVEFSFSKVYGEEATTYINIVNDGIHELFHEYLTLPLPLTPTYAEEGNGGSNIKMEDSQGGNLLSDHGLTDFDVYIMETTSQQMKSELDQYLEESLLPRVQEFDVLGWWKLNKMKYPTLSKMARDILSIPVSTAGPDSVFDITGKEMDRYRSSLRPETVEALICAKDWMQYGSTEASNALVRMEY; the protein is encoded by the coding sequence atggCAACCCTTGATGAGGAGAAGTTGGCAAAGCCAGATGCGCACAAGATTGGAAATTCACATGAGCACGCGGTGGAAACCCCTGATGAGGTTGCATTGGGAACCCCAAATGAGCACACCATGGGAACCTCAAATGAGCACACCGTGGAAACCCCGAATGAGCACACCATGGAAACCCCAAATAATCACACCACGAAAACCCCGAATAATCACAAGAGGGAAACCCCAAATGAGCACACAACAGAAACCATATCTGAGCAAATGGTGGCAACCTCAGATGAGCAAATGGTGGCACCCCCGGATGAACAAATGGTGGCACCCCCGGATGAGCAAATGGTGGCACCCCCAGATGAGCAAACAATGGCACCCCAAGATGAGCAAACGATGGCACCCCAAGATGAGCAAAAGATGGCCCCACCAGATGTGCACATGATGGCCCCACCAGATGAGCACGCAATGGCAGTCCCAGATGAGCACGCAATGGTAGTCTCAGATGACCATGCAATGGCAATCTCAGATGTGCACGATCTGGCAATCTCGGATGTGAACGATCTGGCAATCTCGGATGAGCACGCTCTGGCAATCTCGGATGAGCACGATCTGGCAATGTCGGATGAGCACGCTCTGGCAATCTCGGATGAGCACGCTCTGGCAATCTCGGATGAGCACGCTTTAGCAATCTCCTTTGAGCATTCAGTGCCAACCCCAGATAACAAAAGGATGACTCCAGAAGTGAACCATGAGCTGCCAAATTCAGAAACACAACCTAacaagagaaggaagaaaaagtcCATAGTATGGGAGCACTTCACCATAGAAGCTATTAGTCCTGGATGTAGACGGGCACAATGCAAGCAATGCAAGCAAAGTTTTGCATACAGTACAGGTTCTAAAGTTGCTGGAACCAGCCACCTGAAACGCCACATTGCCAAGGGGACCTGCACAGCACTTCTACGAAGCCAGGGGCAGAATCAGTCAACACCATATACCCCACGTTCAAGGATGGGAGGAACTGGCAGTGCAACTGATGCACCAAAACGACGTTACAGAACTCCTGGCTCACCCTACATTATGTTTGATCAGGATCGTTGCCGCAATGAGATTGCTAGGATGATAATCATGCATGACTACCCCCTTCACATGGTTGAACATCCAGGGTTTATAGCTTTCGTCCAGAATCTTCAGCCCCATTTCAACATGGTGAGTTTCAATACTATCCAAGGGGATTGTGTTGCAACTTACTTGATGGAaaagcaaaacctaataaaGTTTATCGAGGGCATTCCTGGGCGCATTTGCCTTACACTGGATATGTGGACTTCGAGCCAAACAGTAGGTTATGTGTTTATAACTGGACACTTCATTGATAGTGATTGGAAGTTGCACAGGCGGGTTCTCAATGTCATAATGGAACCATATCCTGATTTGGACACTGCCCTTAGTCATGCTGTTGCTGCTTGCCTTTCTGATTGGAGTTTGGAGAGCAAGTTATTTTCTCTAACTTTTAATCAGCCGCTAAGTGAAGCTGCTCTTGAGAATCTTAGGCCTCTTCTTGCCATTAAGAACCCTCTAATCCTCAATGGTCAATTATTAGTTTGTAATTGCATTGCACACACTTTGAGCAGCATGGCAAAAGATGTACTAGGGGCAGGGCAAGGAATAATCAAGAAAATCCGGGATAGTGTTAAGTATGTGAAGACATCAGAAGCCCACGAGGAAAAGTTTCTCGATCTCAAGCAACAGCTTCAAGTTCCCAGTGAAAGGAGTCTATCTCTTGATGATCAGACTCAATGGAATACAACTTATCAAATGCTGGTGGCTGCTTCTGAGTCAAAGGAAGTGTTTTCTTGTTTGGATACTTCTGATCCTGATTACAAGGATGCCCCATCAATGGAAGATTGGAAGCATGTTGAGACTCTCTGTACATACTTGAAACTTCTCTTTGACGCAGCAAACATCCTGACCTTCACAACTAACCCAGCTGCAATTACATTCTTTCACGAATTGTGGAAGATTCACACAGAGCTAGCTCGTGCTGTTGCAAGTGAGGATCCCTTCATCAGCAACCTCACTAAAATGATgcaagaaaaagttgaaaaatactGGAAAGATAGCAGTCTGGTTTTGGCAATTGCAGTGGTCATGGATCCCCGTTTTAAGATGAAGCTTGTGGAGTTCAGTTTCTCAAAAGTCTATGGCGAAGAAGCCACCACATATATTAACATTGTCAATGATGGAATTCATGAGCTCTTTCATGAATATTTGACACTTCCTTTGCCTCTAACGCCAACTTATGCCGAAGAAGGAAATGGGGGAAGCAATATTAAGATGGAGGATTCCCAGGGAGGAAATCTTCTGTCTGATCATGGACTCACAGATTTTGATGTGTATATTATGGAGACTACAAGCCAACAGATGAAGTCAGAGCTGGATCAGTATTTGGAAGAGTCTTTATTGCCTCGTGTGCAGGAGTTCGATGTGTTAGGCTGGTGGAAGCTAAACAAGATGAAATACCCTACACTTTCAAAGATGGCTCGTGATATTTTGTCTATTCCGGTATCTACTGCTGGTCCTGACTCTGTATTTGATATAACAGGCAAGGAGATGGATCGATATAGGAGTTCTCTACGACCGGAGACGGTGGAAGCACTTATATGTGCTAAGGATTGGATGCAGTACGGCTCAACAGAAGCTTCAAACGCACTTGTAAGAATGGAATATTAG
- the LOC108995620 gene encoding probable galactinol--sucrose galactosyltransferase 6: MTIKPAVRIADRKLIVKDRTILTGVPENVIATSGSGSASGPVEGVFLGAIFDEDNSRHVVPLGSLREVRFMACFRFKLWWMAQKMGDKGRDIPLETQFLLVETKNGSHVEPDDGNEENQIVYTVFLPLIEGSFRACLQGNAQDKLELCLESGDADTKASSFTHSLFISSGTDPFGTITDALGAVKSHLKTFRQRHEKKLPGIVDYFGWCTWDAFYQEVTQEGVEAGLSSLATGGTPPKFVIIDDGWQSVGGDPQDGDESEKEQQPLLRLTGIKENSKFQSIDDSTAGIKNIVKIAKEKHGLKHVYVWHAITGYWGGVRPGVKEMEQYGPMMKYPVVSKGVAENEPGWKTDVLAVQGLGLVNPMHVYKFYQELHSYLASAGIDGVKVDVQCILETLGAGLGGRVELTRQYHQALDASVSRNFPDNGCIACMSHNTDALYCSKQTAVVRASDDFYPRDPTSHTIHIAAVAFNSVFLGEFMQPDWDMFHSLHPAAEYHGSARAISGGPIYVSDAPGKHNFELLKKLVLPDGSILRARLPGRPTKDCLFTDPARDGVSLLKIWNMNKYTGVLGVYNCQGAAWNSAERKNTFHQTNSEAITIPIRGRDVHLIAEATIDTHWNGACAFYCHNTGELITLPYNAAMPVSLKVLEHNIFTVTPIKILLPGFHFAPVGLVDMFNAGGAIERLRYKVKDGVKLLELESGYEGEGNGVPGVKVENKSSELVGLVHMEVKGCGKFGAYSSVRPRRCTVNSNVVDFVYNTDSGLVTLSLDRLPVEGQKVHIVEVEL; this comes from the exons atgACGATCAAACCGGCGGTTCGGATCGCCGACCGGAAGCTCATCGTGAAAGACCGAACGATCCTGACGGGAGTACCGGAAAATGTGATCGCCACGTCCGGCTCGGGCTCGGCTTCTGGTCCTGTGGAGGGGGTCTTTCTCGGAGCCATTTTCGACGAGGACAACAGCCGGCACGTGGTCCCGCTCGGATCCCTGCGTGAGGTCCGGTTCATGGCATGCTTTAGGTTCAAGTTATGGTGGATGGCCCAGAAAATGGGCGATAAAGGAAGGGACATTCCCCTGGAGACGCAGTTCCTACTGGTCGAAACCAAAAATGGGTCCCACGTCGAACCGGATGACGGAAACGAAGAGAACCAGATCGTCTACACGGTCTTCCTTCCTTTAATCGAAGGCTCTTTCCGGGCTTGCTTACAGGGAAATGCACAAGACAAGCTCGAGCTCTGTCTAGAGAGCGGCGACGCGGACACCAAGGCGTCGTCTTTTACGCACTCTTTGTTCATCAGCTCCGGGACCGATCCTTTCGGCACGATCACCGACGCTCTCGGGGCTGTGAAATCGCATCTGAAGACTTTCCGGCAACGGCATGAGAAGAAACTGCCCGGAATCGTCGACTACTTCGGGTGGTGCACCTGGGACGCATTTTACCAGGAGGTGACCCAAGAAGGTGTTGAGGCCGGGCTCTCATCTCTCGCCACTGGTGGAACCCCGCCGAAGTTTGTCATCATTGACGACGGATGGCAATCGGTTGGCGGCGACCCACAAGACGGGGACGAGAGCGAGAAGGAGCAGCAGCCGTTGCTTAGGCTGACGGGAATCAAAGAAAACTCAAAGTTCCAGAGCATAGACGACTCGACGGCGGGGATTAAGAACATCGTGAAAATAGCGAAAGAGAAACACGGGTTGAAGCACGTGTACGTGTGGCACGCGATTACCGGGTACTGGGGCGGGGTCCGGCCTGGGGTTAAGGAGATGGAGCAATACGGGCCGATGATGAAGTATCCGGTGGTGTCGAAGGGTGTGGCAGAGAACGAACCCGGCTGGAAGACAGATGTGCTGGCGGTGCAGGGATTGGGCCTGGTGAATCCGATGCACGTGTACAAGTTCTACCAAGAGTTGCACAGTTACTTGGCGTCTGCGGGCATCGATGGAGTGAAGGTGGACGTGCAGTGCATATTGGAGACACTGGGTGCAGGGCTTGGTGGCAGGGTCGAGCTGACCAGGCAATATCACCAGGCCCTTGACGCCTCCGTTTCTCGAAACTTTCCTGATAATGGCTGCATTGCTTGCATGAGCCACAATACTGATGCTCTTTATTG CTCGAAACAAACGGCTGTGGTGAGAGCATCAGATGACTTCTACCCACGAGACCCGACATCGCACACCATTCACATAGCAGCGGTGGCATTCAACAGTGTTTTCTTGGGAGAGTTCATGCAGCCGGATTGGGACATGTTCCACTCCCTCCATCCAGCTGCCGAATACCACGGATCAGCCAGGGCAATCAGCGGTGGTCCCATTTACGTCAG TGATGCGCCTGGGAAACATAATTTTGAGCTCTTGAAGAAGCTGGTGCTGCCTGATGGTTCTATCCTTCGAGCTCGCTTGCCTGGTCGGCCAACCAAAGATTGTTTATTCACTGATCCAGCCCGTGATGGTGTTAG CTTGTTAAAGATATGGAACATGAACAAGTACACCGGAGTCCTGGGCGTGTACAACTGCCAAGGCGCAGCATGGAACAGCGCCGAAAGAAAGAACACCTTCCACCAAACCAACTCAGAGGCCATAACTATCCCTATTAGGGGCCGTGATGTCCATCTCATAGCCGAGGCCACCATTGACACCCATTGGAATGGTGCTTGTGCTTTCTACTGTCACAACACTGGTGAGCTCATTACCCTTCCTTACAATGCAGCCATGCCCGTATCCCTCAAGGTCCTCGAGCACAACATATTCACTGTCACACCCATCAAGATTTTATTACCAGGGTTCCATTTTGCTCCCGTGGGACTTGTCGACATGTTCAATGCCGGAGGAGCCATAGAAAGGCTTAGATACAAGGTGAAAGACGGGGTCAAGTTGTTGGAACTAGAAAGCGGATATGAAGGAGAAGGGAATGGTGTACCTGGAGTGAAGGTGGAGAACAAGAGTTCAGAGTTGGTGGGGCTAGTTCACATGGAGGTTAAAGGGTGTGGCAAATTTGGTGCATATTCTTCAGTCAGGCCAAGGAGGTGCACTGTGAATTCGAATGTGGTTGATTTTGTGTACAATACGGATTCGGGGTTAGTGACTTTGAGCTTGGATCGCTTACCTGTGGAGGGTCAGAAGGTTCATATTGTGGAGGTTGAGTTATGA